GATTATGGAAAATAGTTATTCTTTATTCATTTATCGTGTTAttcctattagtcttgcatcaAAAGTGAAGTAATTTGCCAATACTGTCTCCAAAATTatccaaaattgtttaactGGTAAAGTTGAATCTCTTTCTataattgaacaatttttgataaactcGGAACAAAAAGGATGAAAAGTGCAAACCACAAAGCTCGACAATAAACATAAATACTATATTATTATATTAAAGTTCTTGACGAATACCGCAgtgttcaaaaactgaaataaaaaagacaaaatcCTTACGAAACTTCATTTAGCACAAAGTGAAATTGAAATCGAATGATTTGGAAGGTGCCCCCTGTCAAACCATTATGTTTTCTATTACACTGTTCGCCCACCATCTTCATCTAATGGTTTCTGTCGTTTTGCTCTGTATGCTGGCTGTTGCCCTCTGACCATTTTCCCTGATCAGAACCAAAAAGATTCGTGTTGAACGACGAGAAACAGACGGACATTACGTATGGGAAAAGTGTTAACAATTGCATTTTGGAGCCTATCTGGTATTGTTAGccagtacaattttgaaatggttGAGTAGGATGTATTTCAATTCAGTACAGGCGCACAGATGAGCAGAATCTACTCAACTGTAAtgcaaaaaagtgaataaattattattattatacaaatattttacttATACATCAgtatataattgtttttcgaataaaatatttatatttaaaaatattggatGTCTAatggtaatttttgtttgatcaagtttctgcaaaacttcaaaaatcatggaaaaattTCGCTTTCTGACTTTTATTGAAAAGGAAACATAATGTAGGAAACTGGCTgtataaaatcttgaaaatattaCAGAGATGAGTAGAACACCTTGAAgtacatttgaaatttatgtgCAACACTACAAATCCGTTGTTCAAATGAAAtcgaactttaaaaaaatttggtatcCTAACATTTGCTAATAAAAGTGCTATCTAATGGGAACTTTATGTTtataactttcagaaattacTACTCTGTGTTAATACACATGATCATTTTGAATTGTGATTATTCCaattaaaaaccaaacaaatttaattgatCTGCTTTATCAGAAATATCAAtgcattttaatttatttttgagtcCCTTCGCTGGTCCCTTGTATATTGGATACTTGAGAGCACGCTGTTTGATTCTTTTTcgtaaacttgaaaaacatcAACTTTTCTATAAACTTTCTCCGGAACGTTGGTACAAAATAAATGAGAGCCAGTGGATCAAGGGCTGGAAATGTGGCCACAGCAATTCCAGCAGCAAATTGAATCCATCTGAAATATAGATGTTCAAGTGAGTCTattctttcagattttctttaCCTTCCCAAATCCAATCCAAAAACTGGTTGATACCAAGCAAAGAGGCATGGCGCAAAACTCACACAAGTCGGAATTATTGCTTGAACAGTCAGAGCTTTCATTAATtgagtttgaagttttttagttttttcactCATATCAGAACTCTGACTGCTTAATTTGTGGCATATTTTGTATCCGAAGTAGAAAATGAAAGCAAGTGAAATTATAGACAGTACTGACATAGATCCAATTCCAATTCTTGATAATCGCATGGCATTTGGAGTtccttcctgaaaaaataaatgttctcCATTTCACATAACACTATACTTACAAAATATTGAGCAATGATTATAGTAATATTCATAACATCTACTCCATGATGCTCAAACATTGATTCACGAATGTATAGACGTCGATCATAGTCTCCACCAATGTATTTCCAACAACACTGATAAAacgtaaattaaaaaatgcttcAGTCAACATTTTACTTACAATAGTCCAGAAAATGACATGAAAAATAAGATAAAATATGGAAGTGAGAAGTCCATAAGGCATGAACCATCGTGTCAGAAACTGATTgttgaacaaaacaaaaaacctatACAAAAAGTGGGAGTGCAGAACTGCATAAGCTCCAGAAATCAGACTACATCGGAACGCAATAATGAACTGATGATAATCGGAATACTGAAATACTACATTTTAGACAAGGATCGCGTTTTAGAGatcatttcaaaagaaaaaatgatgtcttacctcttcaaaaaatccatcggaaacaaaaactgaaaacgcATAGCGATAATTTAAAACGCACTGTAAAAACGTATTATATTTatgggaacttttttttcgaaaattaccaTTGGCACAAGCATATCCATTATCGATGTGAGTATATTGAACAGAGCAAAATAAAGTAGCAGATAGCGATAGTTTCCGAGTTGAAGTTTCTTATCATTCCACACAATATAAACTGTGAATGGATTAACCAAAACCGAGCAAACGGCCGAGATTTTCGGGATGATACAGTGGGCGAAATTGATATACATTGTCGGAATTCAACACGTCGGAACTTATTTTATACGGTTTCAGAATTATGTATTGTATTTCCTCTCAGATTCAGACGTCTTGTCTTTCTCAAGTACAAATATATTATAGCGGGTAGGTGTCTCGACAGTATTTATCGAAAATCTGTCTAGGTCTGATAATCGAATAAAATTGTACTGGGGCTACTGAGTTATGATCAGTTGGTTGTATTTGAATGAATTTATAGTAGTACTCGATGTGTTATTtgatgaatttgaaaacaagatTACTCATCAACACTCCTCAATACATAGAATTTCGCAGATTCCgccttttttgcaatttttggtaatccatccacaaaatgaaaaagtttagcTATTAAATAAGCACTTAGTTTGCTTTGTTGTAGATGACCTGTCTAACAAATCCACTTTGCATATTAATAATCCCAAGAGATTAGACATCCTTGAAATGATACGCGTCATCCAGTTTAAAAAGTGGAAGTTagagtttttattgtttttttcacattttcccaatgttcaaaaaaactttactaTTGAATTTactattgaaaatcaaaaatgaattaatcCCTTAAAACATATAGAAATCCACCGTAAGCGGAAGTCTATTATGCCAGCGTTAGTTTTAAATGAACCCTGATcgattttatttgtattttgatTGTACAACTTGTACGGTTGTACAAAATTTCCTTACTGTCCCTCATTCATGAAGTATTCATATATAAACCCAGCTTTTCATGCTACGTACGTAGCTGAAATAGCTAAAGCCGGAGAGCAGATTCTACCACTACCGGAAATTAGGAAATGTCATTTCCGTTAATAATACTATTTGGTTTTATAGTTGTCATTGTGACTGGAGTATAATAGAAAACTACTGTCCTCAATGTATTTCGACTGGGCGCAATACTTcattcctaaattttttgctctttgCTCTTTTCTCATTAATCCTCTTTTCATATTTATGATAATGAAAGACACATATTTAAATATGGGAAGCTATAAATAtcttttattttacttttcaatattcaacATGTCATGCTCTTTGTGTGACACTTTTGTCCCAATTGTGAGAGTGATAACAAAGAAATCttgattttgaataatttcagtgTATTTTCAATTATCGATATGCATTTACTATTTTTGTAGCCGATGGATATTTTGAGACTGTAATGTTGATTaagaactcaaaaaatcgatgatcTAAACAGTGTTCAAAAATCAGTTAGATGTTGAGTACTGTCAGTGGAGTTTTTGTAACTCACGATACGATAAAGTTTAACTCTCTAAAACtgtttaggttttttttgaaccttctgtcaattatttttaaaaaaagtatgtgTATTGtctatttggaaaatttgagtagATTCGAGTAGCGTGTTTTCCCATAGGGTGAGacacattttcagtttatgGGCATTAAATATACAGTAAGCTTCTCCAACCAACCAACCAACCAAGTTGgcaagtattgatttttttccgcaatttttaaaaattgtaatctATTTCGGAGAAACCTGTAAATGGAACTCGATTGCTTGTGgtcattttaagtttttcagcCATCTGAGTTTGGTCGTTACTTATTGGGTTTTCGATGTAGTTATATAACTGGAACATATGCGATTCTGCATGCTCATTTTCTGTATCGTTATATGACATTATTTTGGTAAGTAAAATAAATATGTCAACGTTTGGAAGTTGAACAAAACAGAGTTGACTGGTTCTCTGATTAACGTGTTCAAAGACTGTTTTGTTCAACAGatcataaaattgttttcagccaCAATTTCCTTGAAAGATATTTTCTTCCTCATGGTATAGTTGTATCTGTTATTTACTGTCTTGGGCTTATGTCACTTTGGACATTTATAGTAAGtagaaacaatgaaaaataacgTATTACCGGAACTATATCGGAATTGCAGGCTGGCTTCctatctagaaaaaatagagTTGAAAGACTGTCGTACATTCAAGAATCATTCAAAGATTATTTTGGACGTGATCCTCTTGAGATTAACATAATTATTGTACAATATAAAGTAGGtagaatcaatttttctgattaaaataACAACGTTTTGAGGAAGCAACGGAAGATTTTATCGAAGCATCTTGGATAGGAATCGGGCTACTCTCAGTTGTTTCAATTGCTTCTTTACTTTTTATTGTGCTTATTGCATATTTCACATTAGCTGAACTCACTAAAAGAGCAGGAATCATGAGTGAAAGTACTAAAAGACAACAGAATCAACTGATGAAAGCACTAATTGTTCAAACAATAACTCCCACAATTGCATGTTTTTCTCCGTGCTTCTTCTCGTGGTATCTTCCTGTTTTTGGAATAGATGGCGGAGAGTAAGTAATAACATTCTATGCATCTGTATAGAGTGTTGTGGGGATCGTTCCCATTTTGGTGACGTCTCTGTAGAAACCAATTTGATCCCAATTTTGGGGATTAACGGGCTCACCACCTGTCACCTGGTTTGCTAAAACTATGCCTACTTCTTTAATTCAGGTTGCTGCAACTCATTTCAGCAGTTGAGATGTCAgcgtttccatttttcgacCCTCTCTCCACAATTTTGGTGCTCCCAGTACTACGACgtcaaatcaaaaaagtttttggatatCAAGATCCTTCGACTACAAACATTATAGTACAAAATAGAGTTCAAACATCGTGTTTATAGTGTTGCTTGCGTCGAATtattatttctttaaattaaaatgtacTATTATtgtaaataaatgaaaataaagtaTACATATCAACGaatagttttcaattgaagATCAATAAGgttcaaaaattcttcttGAGTTGGTACACGCTCTTTTGAAATCTTGCTCCAAATTTGTTTATCCCCcaagaatatttcaaaagctCCAGTTGAAGAGAGTGTtgattcaaataaatttccaatcaTGAATACCAGCAAAGAATATGAAAACCTGTTGTAATGAGCTGTTTGTAGGATTTGTGGATATCCAAAGCCAATATATTCAAAAGGATTTGATCCAGTTATAACAATAGCAATTAGTCCTATTTTTGCCACAccaacaatctgaaaaaaaaaatttatttttattttgaatgatTTATTGACAAAACCTGAGCAAGGCATCCTTTCCAAAAATCTGGAGAAAAATTTCCGCCTTCGATTACCAAGCCTGGATACTTTTCTTTAgcaaattcataaaattgatTGAATGCTTGTTTGTAACCGCACGAAACACTGAAAACAATTGTCAagtttatattcaaaaaaatccaaaacacGAACCAATAGAGAATCGTTAGTTTTGGCAAATCTTTGGAGAAACCAGAATCAACTACGTCTTGCGAATGGGAATTTTCATTAACAACAGTAGGAATTGCAGTGGTTTCGAGCTCGGAAGACAGATAATCTTCAAGTCTTGAATCTTCTGCAGGCGGTtctttttctgctgaaaaatctatttgaCCTACATAAAATGCGATATATTCCCACCtctgaaaacatcgaaaattgatgcaatgaaaaataatcCAATTATTATAGCTCCAGAACGAGACATTTGATAGATGAAAAGAAGTTTCTCTGGATAACAGACAACAAAAACTGTGAACACATGCTGTGGCGCGCAATTCCCCGTGGATTTACGTATTGGTGATTCTCACGCGTAATATTAAAGACaaggcattttttttaaaaatgagatgCATGACTTTCATAGTTagtatttttacattttatttgaaaatgcataaagttccaaattaaaaagttaaacaccaattaaaaaatttgtttcaattatcttcagaaataaatgttttcgacgcatttttcaacagtttcaTTATGAATTTTGCAGCTTTAAGATTAagttttggtattttgaaatCCGAAATTCTAATTGGAGTTTGGAATCTCAACTATTCTCTAGTTCTGAGTTACTTTATGATCTTCTTATTTAaggtttcaaatatttgtggTCTACCACCCAAACAAATGATTTTCGAGCACAAAGTCACAAAATATGAGCATGACAAGGCCGTCGTCTTATTTACTTTTGTTTATAATACATTCTCAACCTATCTGCGTCTTCTTCCTCGGTTCAAATATATAAtagtttgtgaaaaattgaaacttcacTCGTCAACTATTTGATTCGAATAGTATGTCTCGCTTCACTGATAAAGTTGCTATCATTACTGGtaagttcaacatttttcaatatttaatcaAATGAAAAGTTTAAGGTTCATCCAATGGAATTGGTCAGGCAACAGCTCGTCTTCTTGCTTCCGAAGGAGCAAAGGTTACTGTAACTGGAAGAAATGCTGAGAGACTTGAAGAGACGAAGAATATTTTATTGGGTGCTGGTGTTCCAGAAGGAAATGTTCTTGTGGTTGTCGGAGATATCACCCAAGAAAGTGTTCAAGAAAACCTGATCAAGTCAACTTTggataaatttggaaaaatcgatattttggtTAATAATGCTGGAGCTGGAATTCCAGATGCTCAAGGCAAAAGTGGAGTGAATCAATCAATTGACACATatcataaaacatttgaattaaaCGTGCAAAGTGTAATTGAAATGACACAAAAAGCACGCCCACATCTCGCAAAAACTCAAGGAGAAATCGTAAATATTTCTAGCATTGGAGCTGGACCAGCTGCTGTGAGTTTGTTGTATACGTTTAACTTAAATATAACTGTAACTGATTTCAGCAAGTAGCATCTCCATATTACTCAATTGCAAAAGCTGCATTAGATCAATATACTCGTACAGCTGCTATCGATCTTGTTCCTGAAGGGATTCGAGTTAACTCCGTGAGCCCTGGAGCTGTATCTACTGGATTTTCAGCTGTTTCGAGAGGTCTGACagaggaaaaatcaaaagctgTAATTATTTCTTCTAAAATAATGTAAAATCTAATATCATTTCAGTTCTACGATTATCTCGGTGCTCAACGGGAATGCattccacgtggattttgTGCAGTACCAGAAGATATTGCAAAAGTGATTGCCTTCCTTGCCGATCGAAACGCTTCCAATTATATTATTGGTCAAACAATTGTTGCCGACGGAGGAACTTCACTCATTCTCGGAGCTCATGCTCACGGGGCTAAAATGATGCAAGCTGTTTTCAAAGAACTTTGACTTGTTCAACTAATTGCAAtatattaaaagtttaaatgttaattttttgagtttctgaaaaagaacaTCGTTATTTAATTAGCCTGTTTAAAATCTGCAGGCAGAATACAAACCACTGGACAAGAAAATGCTGGGACTGCATCTAAATTACCCTAACTCTTGACAATGTCatccaaactaaaaaaaacagaaggtTTTGGgtaaactgtttcaaaaactttgatcaAACTTGCACAAGGCTCGGattctgtttcaatttttgtttcagtggCTTGCATCAACGACAACAAATTATACATAGTATACAGGACCTACTCTTCTTTCTGATCACTGAATTAGTTTTATGGTTTTtgccaataaaaatttactccaaatttcaaaaaaaaaatttttcatcaaaatcaaacatcccaattttttaaactttacaaATTGACTcatttatgtttaaaaaataatataaacacaaaaaattgataatcaccgttcaaaatttgactgaaattctagttttaaaaaaatctttgaaaaaaagcaaatcgTGGGCCTGGAGCCCGTTTGACAAATTCAATGACAGGTTTGGAGTCGGCGCCAAAAGACGTGATAATTTCTGTGAACAACACTGTGAGAAAACTGGAGCAATACAagtgaaagcaaaaaaattcagattagGAGCTCATATTTATTATGACatacagaaaaattcaaaaaaatacaaaatttactAATTTAGTTACATCCCTTATCTCCCCATGCACTGATATCCTTCTCAAAGTAATGAAGATGATCATCGATTGATGTAGTGATCCAGAGCCCATCAGAGCATCCGTTATCTTCATCACCGTTGCAGATAGTAAATTTTGCACCGCTCTTCATATTCTCACGGTAATAGACCTCATACTTGTTGTGGTAATATCCCATAAAGTCCTCATTTGGAACGTGTGGAACAACATCACGGTTATGTGTGACACGATAAGAGAATGCAAGTTGATTATCGTGAGCATGAGCATAATCCTTGTTTCCGGTACGTGGTTCTCCGTAGGTGACAAGTTTCACACGGGATCCATCAACCATTTTTGTTCCGATGACGTAAGATGCTGCGAGCGAAGCGAGTGATCCTCCGAGAGAGTGTCCAGAcacctgaacattttttaatcatataATTTAATAACTATttgatttccatttttattgacgtaacaaaaagagcaaataTTCTTATCAAAGTCATCAACTCACCCAAACTTCATATCCAGGGTTTGCGGCCAGAAGAGTTGCAAAGTCATCCTTCATTCCAGCAGCCCAAACTTTTGTGAAAGCATCTCCAAAATATTTAGATACTTTTCCTCCGGCGATCCAAGACATTTGTGATTCAAAGACACTCTTGTTAGCCTCAGAaatcaattggaaaaatccTTGAGTTCCACGGAAACTTATTACAATTGCCTTATCGTTATGAAGAACAGCAGTGTATCCAGAGCACACATCGTTGCTCACTAAAGCACAGTTCTTCACATAAATTTGACGTTGAAGCTTAGCGTTTGTGAATTTAGAGTCAAGGCAATGTTGTGGATTAGAGGAATATGCAGCTGAAGCAAGAGCAAGCATTTGAGTTCTGGCAAATGCATCTGTGTAACTGGCTAGCACTGAAAATGTATGATGTGAGAGAGTCAGTGCCAAATTATTCGGAACTTACTAGAAGCTGGGAGGACAAGACCATAGGCGGTGTAAACCACGCAGAGAAGCGTGAAGAGTTTCAGCATTTCGGGGAGAATGAAGAAGACAAACTGACAATGTCAGATAAGTGGGACGAGTTTTTGTACTTGCCGTGATAAGGAAGTATTATGTGAAGAATGATTAGGAGGTTTAGAGACAGCTCTTTTCTCTTATCAGACGGAAAGGAAAACCGGCATGCTGCACACATTTCGTTGGAGAGATCACGAACGTGTGATGGAAAGTTTAAGCGGTTGTGAGTTCCGTTACCAAAttgatcttaaaattttttgaaataagaatttttaatGACGACACATTTTGTTTGCATAGTTAAAGTTTATATGGACATAAAACAATTGAGATCAAAGTGATAGTGATGAATTTCAACCCTTTTTATTCTTCTTACGGTCGATGAACTGCATAAAGAATTTGAAGAACATTTGTTAGAAGTTGGTCTCGGAGACGTAAATTGTACGTGGTATTTTCGTATGGCTTCAGTTTTTCAAGTACGTCCTTATTTCTCACCCACCATTTTCCCATATTTACATCTCGATAGTGCCTGAAATAAAACACTGTGATGGCTCAACATATGTAGTTTATAAGTGTTAGTATTTGGTGTTCGCACAGCCTACATAGATTTACgaattgctcattttctctttttagtTAATTTGTTCAGACCTCAACCAAAACTATGAAAACGTCTTGTACTTCAACACATAGGTTCTGAATAAAACCTTTTTATTCAGAAACTACATTTTATTATTAGTACTTATCAAAAGGGAATGTTCCCGTAACTCCAACCACACCTATAGAGTGGATAATGTCCCCATTCTTCCATCCTCCACAGTCCGCGATTTAGGTCTTATCAcggattttaaattaaactttgaacctcatattataaaaattagctGCCTAGCCATGCTAAGGGCTAAGCAAATTCTCAAAGCGTTCTCCTCTAACTCCCATAAGTTTTATAGCCACTTATTTAAAACATACGTTGCCCCCATCATAAACTATTGCTCTGAGATCTACTCCCCTTCCCCCAACTCCTCACTCTCTGCCATACTTGAAAAACCGCTTAGGACCTTCACCAAACGCGTCCTGCAAAGGTGCAACGTTAAATTCACCTCTTACGAAAACAGACTGTGCATCATGGAACTATTCTCCACCAGACACACAAGAATTAAAGCTCAAATGAAACTATTATATAGACTTCTTACCGGTTCTACTCATTTCTCTAAATTAACTCAGTTTGTCAAGTTCTCTAATTCCAATAGGAGACCCATGATTCTGGTTAGGAAAGACACATGCACCTCTCATTTCTTTGCCAAATCCATTCCTATTTGGAACAATCTTGTCAAAAATATACCGGTATTTCTCTCCCCCtatcagttttcaaactttctcgATCTCAATATTCCCCGGTATTAACTTTTCTCCGCTGGTTCTCTTTGACTTCTAATTGATCTCTTCTACCACATTACCCTCTCTCTCCTTTCCCGTCCCAAACTCGAGACGTACTCTTTCTGGGTTAGTCTCGTTTTACCGTTTTATTTAAcactcaaaattcaattgtacAGTTGTAAATTGCATTAGTTAtgttaaataaatcaaatcaaattcaaTGTTCCTAACCGTTCTCTTAAAGGAGCACTAACGtactattttaaatttatagatttAAAATGTGCTCGaataaacgaatttcgtaatgaaacttctcagaataattttaaaacttttttacggcgttgcaaaatccaaaattaagctaattttcaaatttattctaaACTTATTCTAAACTAAGTTAgtattaatgaaaatattgaaaaaatttgttttaataccTTATATATCCAATTTTCGGATCAAGAATCAAAGTCTGATAATTCCCATTATACTCTCCGACGTCATGAATCATCATTTGTAATACTTTTTGATTATTCACTATCATTTTTGAGAAGCAATGTTTTCCATCTGTACAGTTGAGCCATGGTTGAGTTGTAAGTTCCCATTTCCTTGACGGCATTTCTTGCATTATCTGAAAACAGAATGAGCGATTTCATTTACAAAAATCTGTACTCTTTCAATACCTGTACTGGATTAATAAACTTTTCAGGCAGCTTTTCATATTTGAATATCCAACGCTGTGGGAACATAACTCCTCCATACTTCTCACTGACTGAatcttgtaaaaaatttcgaatagttGTCTTGCTATCAGTCAAAATGATTCTCTCGTCAATGTCGGAAAAGATTGTCCAATTGGCTGATAATTGGTTTCGCAAGTGACAGTCctgaaaatatctgaattttcttgaattttaggACTGTATTTCCCCCATTAATCACACTAGCATTATTTTGAGTTTACAACATCTTGGTTGGCTTTGgagttcaaaaaaagtgtaaaattgGTATGTTGAATAATTTGTTTATATTTAAACAGTTGAACTGATCTTATAGAAAAATACGGTAGTTGCTTACCGCAATTGCTAGATACTGTTGAGAGACTGCATCAAAGTAGATTGAAGGAATATGAATAATTTCAACTTCATCTCGAAATGCCATATAGTGTTGAAGAACTGACATATCATACAATTCGATTTCTCGGATGTAAAAGTAAAACTTGGTGACACcctgaaaagtaaaaatttgacaaagcgagacaaaaattttatgcCTGAAATAAACAtaatcagttttgaaaaaaaatcgactcgGTACATGTACGAGGTAAATGAATGCCTCTTTAATAGCAGGTAAAAtggttgttttaaaaactttaacgTAAAAACTTAATATAAATAAACTAAGCTATctatgcaaaattttaagcaaaccTGTAATTTATAATGCTCGATCATTTCTACCAGATGCATCCATTTCGGTTCTTGTCCAAATAAAGGAGCCGAACAATGAGTCAACATTCTTTTGTAacttgctgaaaaataatcgaaTTACACATTTTGTATtgatgaaatatttcaaaccaTTCCATCGAGTAACaatcatctgaaattgttcCAGCACTACTCCATTTGGTCCATCTGTTATTGCAACTTTATGAGTTTCTGAAGATTTTCGATCACAAATCACAACAAATAACGGATAAATAAAGCTTTTCATTGGCTTTTCATGTTCTTTTCCGTTTTTGTCGAAATATCGGCAGTACACTGTATAACTGTAATTGAGTATCGTTTGCTAAATAATTATATGCAATAATTAATTATTACCCAATAGGTTTTAATGCAGCAACAGACACTGATATTT
This is a stretch of genomic DNA from Caenorhabditis elegans chromosome V. It encodes these proteins:
- the srj-22 gene encoding Serpentine Receptor, class J (Partially confirmed by transcript evidence); amino-acid sequence: MYINFAHCIIPKISAVCSVLVNPFTVYIVWNDKKLQLGNYRYLLLYFALFNILTSIMDMLVPMCVLNYRYAFSVFVSDGFFEEYSDYHQFIIAFRCSLISGAYAVLHSHFLYRFFVLFNNQFLTRWFMPYGLLTSIFYLIFHVIFWTICCWKYIGGDYDRRLYIRESMFEHHGVDVMNITIIIAQYFEGTPNAMRLSRIGIGSMSVLSIISLAFIFYFGYKICHKLSSQSSDMSEKTKKLQTQLMKALTVQAIIPTCVSFAPCLFAWYQPVFGLDLGRWIQFAAGIAVATFPALDPLALIYFVPTFRRKFIEKLMFFKFTKKNQTACSQVSNIQGTSEGTQK
- the srj-21 gene encoding Serpentine Receptor, class J (Confirmed by transcript evidence), with the protein product MTLFCHNFLERYFLPHGIVVSVIYCLGLMSLWTFIAGFLSRKNRVERLSYIQESFKDYFGRDPLEINIIIVQYKEATEDFIEASWIGIGLLSVVSIASLLFIVLIAYFTLAELTKRAGIMSESTKRQQNQLMKALIVQTITPTIACFSPCFFSWYLPVFGIDGGELLQLISAVEMSAFPFFDPLSTILVLPVLRRQIKKVFGYQDPSTTNIIVQNRVQTSCL
- the selt-1.2 gene encoding Thioredoxin reductase-like selenoprotein T homolog selt-1.2 (Confirmed by transcript evidence), which translates into the protein MSRSGAIIIGLFFIASIFDVFRAEKEPPAEDSRLEDYLSSELETTAIPTVVNENSHSQDVVDSGFSKDLPKLTILYCVSCGYKQAFNQFYEFAKEKYPGLVIEGGNFSPDFWKGCLAQIVGVAKIGLIAIVITGSNPFEYIGFGYPQILQTAHYNRFSYSLLVFMIGNLFESTLSSTGAFEIFLGDKQIWSKISKERVPTQEEFLNLIDLQLKTIR
- the F28H7.2 gene encoding DeHydrogenases, Short chain (Confirmed by transcript evidence) codes for the protein MSRFTDKVAIITGSSNGIGQATARLLASEGAKVTVTGRNAERLEETKNILLGAGVPEGNVLVVVGDITQESVQENLIKSTLDKFGKIDILVNNAGAGIPDAQGKSGVNQSIDTYHKTFELNVQSVIEMTQKARPHLAKTQGEIVNISSIGAGPAAQVASPYYSIAKAALDQYTRTAAIDLVPEGIRVNSVSPGAVSTGFSAVSRGLTEEKSKAFYDYLGAQRECIPRGFCAVPEDIAKVIAFLADRNASNYIIGQTIVADGGTSLILGAHAHGAKMMQAVFKEL
- the F28H7.3 gene encoding Fungal lipase-type domain-containing protein (Confirmed by transcript evidence), with protein sequence MLKLFTLLCVVYTAYGLVLPASMLASYTDAFARTQMLALASAAYSSNPQHCLDSKFTNAKLQRQIYVKNCALVSNDVCSGYTAVLHNDKAIVISFRGTQGFFQLISEANKSVFESQMSWIAGGKVSKYFGDAFTKVWAAGMKDDFATLLAANPGYEVWVSGHSLGGSLASLAASYVIGTKMVDGSRVKLVTYGEPRTGNKDYAHAHDNQLAFSYRVTHNRDVVPHVPNEDFMGYYHNKYEVYYRENMKSGAKFTICNGDEDNGCSDGLWITTSIDDHLHYFEKDISAWGDKGCN
- the gtnt-24 gene encoding Glycosyltransferase family 92 protein (Confirmed by transcript evidence), which gives rise to MKMNCDIQSKLYIFFILLFFVILSVLYSIEVFNYDFVSSNFGISSIYLTHIQKYKDAYPPMLIGAYESETQISVSVAALKPIGYTVYCRYFDKNGKEHEKPMKSFIYPLFVVICDRKSSETHKVAITDGPNGVVLEQFQMIVTRWNASYKRMLTHCSAPLFGQEPKWMHLVEMIEHYKLQGVTKFYFYIREIELYDMSVLQHYMAFRDEVEIIHIPSIYFDAVSQQYLAIADCHLRNQLSANWTIFSDIDERIILTDSKTTIRNFLQDSVSEKYGGVMFPQRWIFKYEKLPEKFINPVQIMQEMPSRKWELTTQPWLNCTDGKHCFSKMIVNNQKVLQMMIHDVGEYNGNYQTLILDPKIGYIRHYRDVNMGKWWVRNKDVLEKLKPYENTTYNLRLRDQLLTNVLQILYAVHRP